The stretch of DNA TATGAGACCCTGGCATGTCGGAAAAAGAGTGTCAAGCCTTCAGATCTTGCGATGCAACCGCTTCAAAAATGATGATGGGCTTTTTGTGATGACCTGATATTGCCTTTGTTTAGCATGTGTGCATTTCTTTCATTTTTCACTGCATGCAATACATGGATCCGAGCATACATGGAAACCCTCTTACTTCTCCCATTGCCATGAGTCTTCATGTGTCTTCGACATTTGATTCTCTAAAGTACTCCAGTCCAAACACCTTGAACACTTTAGTAGCAAACCTGACCATGGGTTCGAGACATGTGCTTTTAGACATCGAGGGGGTACTCATTCCACTAGTTTGCGGTTGTGCCAACGAAAGCATCCTCATAGCAGTGGTGCACTTCTGAAGACTAGAGAACCCAACGCAGCCAATGCCATCCATCTTGAGCTTGAAGTAATCATCATACGTCATGACACCTTCTATGGTGCGCAAGAACAATGGTCGCTGCATCCAGTATTGACGTCGAAAATTGCGGCCGAGTAGCGCACCGGAGGAAAAGTAGTCCTCGTAGAGACTAGCATGTCACCATGCACGATGCTGATTGAACACTTGATGTCCCGGCGTTGAACCATTGAGGTTGAGAAAATGCTCCTCAACATGCTCCGTTTCATCAAGAATTGCCATCATCATCATAGTTTCAGTATCACCTTCGTCCTCATCCGATGAAGATGAATCCATAAACTTGGTGTAAAAGTACTCCTCGTCCGAATCCTTCGTGTTTGCTTCAATGTAAACAACAAAAACATCGAAAGAAATGCGCTATGGCATTTGACTGAACACTTCCATATGCAGCACACACCCTCCTCCCTTTACTAGTTTCTAAGTGGGTCGACCCATGCAGTCCTTTGCCTCACCGGTTTTTCAGGCAAGTTTTCTATGTGTTTTACTTCTATTTTGTTGGTtattttattatttatttatttttatttttaaaattttgtAACTTTTTAAACCTCATGTTTTATATATTGAGAAAGAATAATTAAAtccatgaatattttttaaaattcattttattcgccttttttcacaaaaaaataaaaatatcagAAAAAATGACCTGTTTTTCCTGAGACCGATGAGCAAAAAAACCAATTAACGGCATGGGCTTAGCGAGCGAGCGGGTGATCCAGCAAAGTCGAGTGAGCAGATGGGCAACATTATTGGGCTTGGCCATGCAGTGACGTGTTGTGCGCGGTTGCGCCAAATGGCGCGTTAAGGGTGAGCGCTATTTTTAGGAAGCATCTACTATGCTCTGGGTGGTTTGAGGAAGCTTGTAGTCAGTCTTTCCATTTTCCTTGTAATTTTTGCCGGTTTTCCGTCTTTCTTCTTGGTTTCGATTTTCTATTTGGTGTTTTTTTGTCCTTTTCGTTTATGTTccttctttttttccttttttatctTTTAAATTTGTCAACATTTTAATCTGCCCACTTCAGTGTACGAATATTTTTATAAGTCATGAACGTTTTTAAGAAATTATGTGAAAAAATGTTTGCATTTTCATGAATATTGTTATAGGTGTGAACATCTTTTGATTGCTGTGAGTTTTTTAATCGATACAGACATTTTTCtatatgttatagacatttaATAAAAGTTACGTGAACAAACTTTTATATTTTTATGAACATATTTTAAGTTCTGTGAACAAAATTTTTGAATGGCAATTTTTATACGTTAttattttttagaaaaaaattGTGTGATGCCCTTTCATGAACATTCTTTTATGTCATTAACCATTTTTGGGGCGTGTGAACACTTTTGTTAAATGGGACACTCATTTTTTTAAATGGTACAAACTTTTTTTAAATATACAAACATTTTTTCATAAAAAACTGGATGCGTGAaacatttaaaaaaatgaaaGAACACTTTTTTTGAACTACAAGAAAACTTTGTTGTACTGCAGAAATAATATTTTGAAATCACATAAAAGTAGCATGTTTTACCAAATATACATTAATTTTATGAATAGGGGTAATAAATATTTTTGTTGAACACTAAATAAGTAAAAATTAAAGAtggaaagaaagagaaaaaaaggaaaagaacaTGCGTACATTGTGCCGAACGGTGGGTCAGGCGAGAGCTAAGCGAACAGAAATTTAGGCCTGACCCATTTAAGGTGCATGTTTTCTTTTTGGAGGGGTTTTAAGGTGCATGGTAGGCGAGCGTGTCATACGTCTCGAACAAGCGGGGGTTGCTAAAAAAACTTGGTGTTTATTCTTATTGCGAATTAGCTACAATTTTTTATCGTGCACAAAATTACAATGTAATACTTCAGATCATAGATACACAAACATTACAAAATTCTTTTAGAACAATCCCACAAGGGTTGGGAATTGTTCCCTCAAAACACAATTTTGAGACCTTTTTTGCATTTACAATCAAGTTGAATGTTCAGTGGCCCAGGTTTGGGATGGTGATAATCTTAAGTTAACTTTTAGAAGATGTGTAGACAATGCGGGTTTTGAATGCTGGATTCAGTTGGTAGATCTGGTCAAAAGCTCTCATTTGAGTGATGAAGCTGACTCTCCTATTTGGACTTTGGAGGCGAATGGAGTGTATTCGGCGAAATCTTTTTATAAACAAATCAAATTTTGGGATGTGGTCTCTGATATTGGTGACAAGCTTTGGAAAGTCCTTTGACCTCAAAGAATACATGTGTTTCTTTGGCTAGGTGCTTATAACAAGATTCTTACCCGTGATAATttggctaagagaagacttgtaGAAGATTTAACTTGTGTGTTTTACTCTGAAAACGAATATGTGCAACACTTGTTATTTGATTGTGTGGTTGCAAAACAGGTTTGTGATTTTGTCTCTAAAGCTTTCGATTATCCTTACATCAACAATTTCAATGATGTGTGCGCCTTGTGGCGAATGCATAAAAGGAAACCCGTGTTTAATTTGACAGTGGCTGCATCCTTATAGAGCATTTGGAAATTAAGAAATGATTTATGCTTTCAGGCCGTATCTGGAGAAGTGTCAAATGTGTTCTTGCAAAGCTAAGCTCCCATCTGCAGCAATGGAAAGTTCTCTGCGACGATGCTCAGGCAAcgcttttgcaacggtgcattcTCCTCTGGAAAACGTCACGGAGAACTTCCGCGGATCGCCTGGAGATGATCGTGAAGGCCGAGAAGTTGAAGGTGTGCCAGGGGTTCTGTTAGATTCCTATAGTGTTCTTGTACTTCTGGGTCTGTAATAAAATAAGTAGCTCTAATACTTTGGTTTGAGAGAACTGTGCTCTCTGGATCCTATCTTTTAATTAGCTAGGGTGGCGTCACACCGGTGGGTGCTATTTGTGGGTGTTGAACAACTCTGGTTTCTGATTTCGCTTCATTAATAAAATGGGGCGGGGGAAACCCCTTTCATTCATAAAAAAAGATTACAAAATAAGTCCTATAATTAATAATTACATTAAAATATCCTAGAATTGTTTTCTTCATGGTATAAATATTTGCAACATGAAATACTGACAAGACTTCTGTAGAAAGACTGTGGTCAGATTGGAGAAGTGAGGCCACTCTataattatgaaataaaattccttTTCACCTTGAAAAGTAAAAACAAACTTTTGAATACACTATGAAGATGCAAGGTTCCTCTCACCTTGCAGCACGGCGAAAATCCCTGGCAACTGTCTGTGGAGCCctaaggccttgtacaatggaAGGTGCTTAGGAGAGGTGCTTAGAGAAATAAACCAGAATTTTCTTAAGCACCGGTGCTTATTTGTAGAGAGTAGACGCTTAACTAAGCGTCTTTTCTATAGAAATAAGCACCGGTGCTTCAAAAAAATCCGGTTTATTTTTCTAAACACATCCCATCTcccattgtacaaggcctaagCCTCTCGTCTCCCTATCCTCCGCACTCAAGCGAGGTATAGACGCTAAGCAACAAGGAGGGGAGACTTCTCGTGGGCCTTTAGGTCTCTTCAGCCCATGTGTTTATTACTGCACCTATCCTTCAGCATCATTTTATTCGGCCCATTAAACCACTCCGGCAAGGCGAGGACGCTGGGAAGCGGCGCGGCACCCACGAGTGCccctccggcgaacggcggcgatgGACGGGAGCGACGCCGACCCCGGGACGGGAAGCGGCGGCGGGGGGTTCGAGTGGGACGCGGATTCCCAGCTCTACTACCACGCCAGGTTCCCCTTCCTACCCCCTACGGTCTAGGTTTCTTCTTCCAAAGCTCGAGCAGTTGCGGCTGCTCGAATCCATTCTGGTATCCAGTTCTTCCCCAGGCGGGAGCGTTGATGAGTGATAGAATCATTTGTTCGAGAACGGGCTGGTAGTTAGTAGCAAATTTAGGGACATCAGGGTTCAGGGGTTAGCATGCATTGCTGCCCCAGTGCAGATTACTTGCGATTATTTACATTTTTGGGTTAAATATCTGTTTCTGTTGTGAATTTCACTTGAATATGTACTTCTGTCTGTTTGTGAGAGGGGTTGAATCTCTCCTGTTTTGGAATAGGAAGTTTTTTTTATGATGCATTGTCACAATAATTAGCAGTAAGAGTCTAAGAGAGCACATAGGGTTAGTTATGTTAGAGCATCTCTAACCGATCCCTTATAATCAGTTAGAGGAGGATAAAATCATGTTTCCTCCTCTAAAGTGCACCTAACCGAACCCTTATAACCGTTAGTGGAGGATATTTTTTACTCCGCGGCGGCCGCGGCCTTCAAATATACTCCGCCCACCCGCGGAGTAAAAATTCCCCACACCTCATCTCTCCCCCTCTTCCATTCTGCCGCCGCCCAAGCCCCAccggcgcgcccccccccccccccccccccccccccccccccccccgccgccaaAAATGACTGGATCTGGCCATTTTAAGTGAAGAAATCTCTGAGTTTTAAGTGAGTCTAGCTGTGTTGATTTTGCATAAACACTGGACAGTGGTCTGCTAATTATGATAATCACTCGGGTGACCTTTTTGACTGTGCAAATACTTCATTTCTTATATCTGTTCATTGTGTTATACAGAGTTTGGATGATTTATGTCACATTCACTTCATTCTTCAACAGTAAATCAGTAGGTGCAGAATACTGAGCACAAATAGCTTGTAATTTGCTTGATAGTTCATTTTTGTTGTTGTATCGACCTAACTTATTCTTTGGATACAGTTTTTTTTTTACGGAGCTACGGCTTTGGATACAGTTCATTTTATAGAAATATAAGGCTTTCTCTGTCCAAAACACTACTGTACTCCTCTGTTCAGCATATTATTCATCCTTCTCGTTTTGGTTATCTTCTGATGTTTACTTACATTTTCAGTACTGGGTTTTACCATGACCCTGTCGCTGGCTGGTACTACAGCAGCACAGATGGTCAGTACTACATCTATGAGAATGGAGATTACGTGTTATGGACTTCAGATGCGGTACTTACAAGTTCATCTGGTTCCTCAAAATTTCTCAATGTATCATTGTCTTGTGTGATCTTACACCCATGTCCATATTCAAACAGGGCAAGGAACCCAGTGTACAGAGTCCATGTGATGAAGCTAGCCAAAGTTTCCTGGAATCCTCTTGTTAGTCTCATTAGTTGATAATGCTGCAACTTTTGAGGGCATATTTGTTCGGCATCTATATCTATCTTGGAATTAATTGTTGAAATATAAACATGCGATCTTTAGCTTCAGAACAGTAACACCAGCCATATCTGAAAGGGAACCTGTAGCATAGTGTTGTAGTTTTGTTTTTCTTGTATAGAAAGGGTCCAGGCTATCTTTTTGGGAAACAAATCATGAGAAATAGAAGTCTTTGTAACAGTTGGTATTGGAGAGATAATGCGATATTTTTTTTACATTTAATAGCAGGACCGGAACCGGATATTCCACATCAACCGCCATCAGAATGGTTCTTGCATAAATAATCACTCTCTCTTATCTGATAAACATCTTTTTTAGACACCTGATTCTTTTGCGCTTGATTCTGTTATTTCTTTTACAGGCTGGAGGAAACACTAATTAACATGTATTTATCAGGATACTCTAATATAGAGGTCAACACTGAAAATTTACTAGGAGAATCACAGATAAGTGGTTAGTAACTTGAATTATTGCTGTTTTCCCCTACCTTCTTGTGTTGTGGGATGCTGAAAGTCTGCACTGGCAATTCTAATAAATTTATTATGGTCACCAGAGGAAGGCAAAAGTGATGCAGTTGAGAACAAACTCAGTAACGTGGCTTCAGATAATGCATCAGACTCTCTGAATGATGCTACATTACAGCAAATAGAAGATAAAATGCAAATCGAGAGCTTCACAGTTGTGCATGAATCTTTAGGGGAAGGTGAGGGCCATCATATTACTATCTTCATTTTATTTACTGAAATGCTGAGCACTGACACATGTTAGGGATTATCTGGTGTGTTGTCTCTGTGTGATGTGTGCGTCTTACTGATATTTTGCTTTGCATATTGTTTCCCCAGAAGAAGAGAACTGGCTTTCTCAGTATGGTCAAGTAGAGAGAGTAAATGATGAGCTGCCATTGTTTCCGAGCGTTGATCTTTGGGACTGGCATATGGTCACAGAACCTGTTAGCAAAGGTCAGCCCATGACTAGGCTTGTGGGACGTTTAACTAGGGGTTCTAGTAAGCTTCATCCTTCTCTGCCTGCTCGTGGTGGCCTTCTAAGAACCACTCCTGTTCGTGAAGTTCATCTTGATCTTGTACGTGTTTCATCAGGTAAGACTGGATACTTGGATAGGGTAGAAAGATAGGAATGTGCACCGCTCTTTTGATACCAAGGCGTAGATGGTTTTCCTTCCTAATATACTTCCTCCGTCCTCAAATAAGTGGACATATAGAAATTTTAAGACAGATTATGGGGTGGAGTAGAAAATGCATCGGGAAGGTGCAAGCCACTATCTCTCTCCTCTTTAATTCCCCACCTCGAATGAGCTAAGTGCATGTAGAAAATGAGGAGACCTGTTGAATGTTATTGGGCTTGATTCCCATGTGATGAGACAGAAACATCTTTTCTACTTTAAAGTGCATTGGGAAGATAGAAGCACACTCTTTTGTGGACAAATTTCGAATGCTAAACGTCCACTTATTTGAGGATGGAGGGAGTAAGTTTCTTTTGCTGAAACTTGAATATAATATGATGGAATTTTCTATATCAGATACCATTATTAAAGCTTACAGTAAGACAGAATACTGTGAAGAAAAATTTCCGCTGTTCTTTGGTTGACAATTATTGGGCCTAAAACTCCATGTAATACTTATACTAGTACTCATGTATCAGGGAAGTTG from Triticum urartu cultivar G1812 chromosome 3, Tu2.1, whole genome shotgun sequence encodes:
- the LOC125542776 gene encoding RNA-binding protein 5 isoform X3; the protein is MDGSDADPGTGSGGGGFEWDADSQLYYHASTGFYHDPVAGWYYSSTDGQYYIYENGDYVLWTSDAGKEPSVQSPCDEASQSFLESSSGPEPDIPHQPPSEWLEETLINMYLSGYSNIEVNTENLLGESQISEEGKSDAVENKLSNVASDNASDSLNDATLQQIEDKMQIESFTVVHESLGEEEENWLSQYGQVERVNDELPLFPSVDLWDWHMVTEPVSKGKLYRLRNPSRKYLASLSAYDSSNPTKDWAFPDLYANPNNNSDKQSTACCLSDVAHESSTGEGVSAASGKEHKINTYRDRAAERRKLHRGLGIGPGQKQSNGMSSDEYEDAIEDMDSLGAGPVDMNLCSSGLKSAKRIMENMGWKEGEALGKSRQGIVEPIQPTFNKHGAGLGWNQTR
- the LOC125542776 gene encoding uncharacterized protein LOC125542776 isoform X4 — protein: MDGSDADPGTGSGGGGFEWDADSQLYYHASTGFYHDPVAGWYYSSTDGQYYIYENGDYVLWTSDAGKEPSVQSPCDEASQSFLESSSGPEPDIPHQPPSEWLEETLINMYLSGYSNIEVNTENLLGESQISEEGKSDAVENKLSNVASDNASDSLNDATLQQIEDKMQIESFTVVHESLGEEEENWLSQYGQVERVNDELPLFPSVDLWDWHMVTEPVSKGQPMTRLVGRLTRGSSKLHPSLPARGGLLRTTPVREVHLDLVRVSSGKLYRLRNPSRKYLASLSAYDSSNPTKDWAFPDLYANPNNNSDKQSTACCLSDVAHESSTGEGVSAASGKLISNFEFCNLFVCHLMPHWRSCDWEQLLKNIEEILKARGSTNASFV
- the LOC125542776 gene encoding uncharacterized protein LOC125542776 isoform X2, with the translated sequence MDGSDADPGTGSGGGGFEWDADSQLYYHASTGFYHDPVAGWYYSSTDGQYYIYENGDYVLWTSDAGKEPSVQSPCDEASQSFLESSSGPEPDIPHQPPSEWLEETLINMYLSGYSNIEVNTENLLGESQISEEGKSDAVENKLSNVASDNASDSLNDATLQQIEDKMQIESFTVVHESLGEEENWLSQYGQVERVNDELPLFPSVDLWDWHMVTEPVSKGQPMTRLVGRLTRGSSKLHPSLPARGGLLRTTPVREVHLDLVRVSSGKLYRLRNPSRKYLASLSAYDSSNPTKDWAFPDLYANPNNNSDKQSTACCLSDVAHESSTGEGVSAASGKEHKINTYRDRAAERRKLHRGLGIGPGQKQSNGMSSDEYEDAIEDMDSLGAGPVDMNLCSSGLKSAKRIMENMGWKEGEALGKSRQGIVEPIQPTFNKHGAGLGWNQTR
- the LOC125542776 gene encoding RNA-binding protein 10 isoform X1 produces the protein MDGSDADPGTGSGGGGFEWDADSQLYYHASTGFYHDPVAGWYYSSTDGQYYIYENGDYVLWTSDAGKEPSVQSPCDEASQSFLESSSGPEPDIPHQPPSEWLEETLINMYLSGYSNIEVNTENLLGESQISEEGKSDAVENKLSNVASDNASDSLNDATLQQIEDKMQIESFTVVHESLGEEEENWLSQYGQVERVNDELPLFPSVDLWDWHMVTEPVSKGQPMTRLVGRLTRGSSKLHPSLPARGGLLRTTPVREVHLDLVRVSSGKLYRLRNPSRKYLASLSAYDSSNPTKDWAFPDLYANPNNNSDKQSTACCLSDVAHESSTGEGVSAASGKEHKINTYRDRAAERRKLHRGLGIGPGQKQSNGMSSDEYEDAIEDMDSLGAGPVDMNLCSSGLKSAKRIMENMGWKEGEALGKSRQGIVEPIQPTFNKHGAGLGWNQTR